The Oncorhynchus tshawytscha isolate Ot180627B linkage group LG05, Otsh_v2.0, whole genome shotgun sequence genome includes a window with the following:
- the LOC112251087 gene encoding transmembrane emp24 domain-containing protein 5 isoform X1, with amino-acid sequence MDVARMLLCLISVLVSEKFLVAAFSQSLVSDFTFTLPAGRKECFFQTMKKDASLEIEYQVPGVYMVLDGAGLDVDFSLSSPTGHVLYSEHRKSDGVYTVETEDGDYMFCFDNSFSAVSEKIIFFELLMDNMEQEGEEPEDWKEYVHGTDMLDMKLEDIMDTINSVKARLGKSLQIQTVLKAFEARDRNLQESNYDRVNMWSMTNMLVMMLVTGLQVYLIRALFEDKRHART; translated from the exons ATGGACGTGGCCCGGATGTTACTGTGCCTTATCTCGGTGCTGGTGTCTGAGAAGTTCCTGGTGGCTGCGTTCTCCCAGAGCCTGGTCAGCGACTTCACATTCACACTCCCCGCAGGGCGGAAGGAGTGCTTCTTCCAGACCATGAAGAAGGACGCGTCGCTGGAGATAGAATATCAGGTGCCAGGGGTTTATATG gtGTTGGACGGAGCAGGTCTGGATGTCGACTTCTCCCTGTCGTCTCCTACTGGACACGTTCTGTACAGCGAACACCGCAAATCAGACGGAGTATACAc TGTAGAGACGGAGGACGGAGACTACATGTTTTGTTTTGACAACTCGTTTTCTGCTGTGTCGGAAAAGATCATCTTCTTCGAGCTTCTCATGGACAACATggaacaggaaggggaggagcCAGAGGACTGGAAGGAGTACGTCCATGGGACCGACATGTTGGACATGAAGCTGGAGGACATCATG gacaccatCAACAGTGTTAAAGCCCGGCTGGGGAAGAGCCTTCAAATACAGACTGTGCTCAAAGCGTTCGAGGCTCGCGATCGCAACCTCCAGGAGTCCAACTACGACCGggtcaacatgtggtccatgaccAACATGCTGGTGATGATGCTGGTGACGGGATTGCAGGTCTACCTCATCCGTGCCCTGTTTGAGGACAAGAGACACGCGCGCACGTAA
- the LOC112251088 gene encoding histone H2A deubiquitinase MYSM1 isoform X2, with protein MLLEEQYYLTGKEMSKSVWANSANCKPKPKVKKSPAKPSSSGSSTATRWSPQEKELFETGLAQFGRRWTKISKLVGSRTILQVKSYARQYFKHKAKSECNTTAVATPTAPLVFGQVPEAGSTVFTSGLSVPTHLSALTNTVRIERLGDEEEEEVDITDEGSSGGGNGGERNIEGNVEDLQAGVRTETHEPGGPEELDNHGEIHQVQPNQTHPRLEETDQEQPNFSPPSPLTAPCPAEQAPGGQCEGGTAEPLRDPVESGEETGGSGWQEAGEEFEEEELTAPEQEAELDLATITEEEKQAIPEFFEGRPSKTPERYLKIRNYMLDQWLKSKPKYLNKTSVRPGLKNCGDVNCIGRIHTYLELIGGINFNCDQAVYNRPRVVDRSKPRESRDTLEYQLAQRLQSMRTRKRRVRDVWGNWRDAKDLEGQTYEHLSAEELALRREMRRPHKPCKVSRHRGLLDPFQLIPCRVFGKERQEPFQVIVCAEALLIMDMHAHVSMGEVIGLLGGSYSEEDNVLKIVAAEPCNSVSTGLQCEMDPLSQTQACELLSSLGLAVVGWYHSHPTFHPNPSIRDIHTQDQFQSYFSRGGAPFIGMIVSPFDPANPSPRSQTTCLMVREDQGPGPQKLPYRFDYQCSQQQPDWSQLMRRAEWIIHKYKHAHGSVQMDRPFRRDSHLTCLEKMMSSLGRYLEPLLEEEGDHFLSQIHTLFLSHFVAEKPRGEDEGETADSSDPINTCAFPFTQPINIRGIDDTGTKENWENESVSPIDSIETPNIETTNSHTANQENLHPMQFGSVLLTGHDYLF; from the exons ATGCTGCTGGAGGAACA GTATTATTTGACAGGTAAAGAGATGTCCAAGAGTGTGTGGGCCAACTCGGCTAACTGCAAGCCTAAACCCAAAGTGAAAAA GTCTCCTGCCAAGCCTTCAAGTTCAGGCTCCTCCACAGCCACTCGCTGGTCTCCGCAGGAGAAGGAGCTGTTTGAGACAGGACTG GCTCAGTTTGGCCGTAGGTGGACTAAGATCTCCAAGCTGGTAGGCAGTCGGACCATTCTACAGGTGAAGAGCTACGCCAGACAGTACTTCAAACACAAG GCTAAATCAGAGTGCAATACTACTGCAGTGGCAACCCCTACAGCCCCCCTGGTTTTTGGCCAGGTCCCAGAAGCAGGGTCAACAGTGTTCAcctctggcctgtctgtccccacccacCTGTCAGCTCTGACCAACACTGTCCGGATAGAGAGACTgggagatgaagaggaagaggaggtggacaTAACTGATGAGGGAAGTAGTggaggaggaaatggaggagaAAGAAATATTGAGGGAAATGTTGAGGACCTCCAGGCTGGAGTTAGGACTGAGACACATGAGCCTGGAGGGCCAGAGGAGCTGGACAACCATGGAGAGATCCACCAGGTGCAACCCAACCAGACACACCCCAGGCTGGAAGAGACGGATCAGGAGCAGCCTAACTTTagccctccatctcccctcacaGCTCCATGCCCAGCAGAGCAGGCCCCTGGCGGACAGTGTGAGGGGGGAACTGCTGAGCCCCTGAGGGACCCAGTGGAGtctggagaggagacaggggggtCTGGGTGgcaagaggcaggggaggagttTGAAGAGGAGGAGCTTACAGCCCCTGAGCAGGAAGCGGAGCTGGACCTGGCGACTATCACTGAGGAGGAGAAACAAGCTATCCCAGAATTCTTTGAGGGAAGGCCATCCAAAACCCCAGAGAGATACCTGAAGATCAGGAACTACATGCTGGAccaatg GTTGAAGAGTAAGCCCAAGTACTTGAACAAGACTTCAGTGCGTCCTGGTCTGAAGAACTGTGGAGATGTCAACTGTATCGGCAGAATACACACCTACCTGGAGCTGATAGGAGGCATCAACTTCAACTGTG ATCAGGCAGTGTATAACCGTCCCAGGGTGGTGGATCGTTCTAAACCCAGAGAGAGCCGAGACACTCTGGAATACCAGCTGGCCCAAAGACTACAGAGCATG CGAACCAGGAAGCGTCGTGTGAGGGACGTGTGGGGGAACTGGCGTGACGCTAAAGACCTGGAGGGACAGACATACGAGCACCTGAGTGCAGAGGAGCTAGccctgaggagagagatgaggagaccACATAAACCCTGTAAGGTCTCCAGGCACAGAGG GTTGCTGGATCCGTTCCAGCTGATTCCGTGTCGTGTGTTTGGAAAGGAAAGGCAGGAGCCCTTTCAGGTGATAGTGTGTGCCGAGGCTCTCCTCATCATGGACATG CATGCCCATGTGTCGATGGGTGAAGTCATTGGGCTACTGGGAGGATCCTACAGCGAGGAAGACAACGTCCTGAAG ATTGTTGCAGCGGAGCCGTGTAACAGTGTGAGTACAGGTCTGCAGTGTGAGATGGACCCTTTGTCTCAGACTCAGGCCTGTGAGCTGTTGTCTAGCCTGGGCTTGGCTGTAGTGGGATGGTACCACTCTCACCCCACCTTCCACCCAAACCCCTCTATAcgggatatacacacacaggaccagttccag agttATTTCTCTCGAGGCGGAGCCCCGTTTATTGGGATGATTGTGAGTCCGTTTGACCCTGCTAACCCCTCCCCCCGCTCCCAAACCACCTGCCTGATGGTCAGAGAGGACCAAGGACCAGGACCACAGA aGCTGCCCTACAGGTTTGACTACCAGTGTTCACAGCAGCAGCCTGACTGGAGCCAGCTGATGAGGAGGGCAGAGTGGATTATCCACAAGTATAAACACGCCCACGGCAGTGTCCAGATGGACAGGCCGTTCCGCAGGGACTCTCATCTCACCTGTCTGGAGAAG aTGATGTCATCTTTGGGGAGGTATCTGGAGCCCCtgctagaggaggagggagaccacttcctctcccagatccACACTCTGTTCCTGTCACACTTTGTTGCTGAGAAACCAAGAGGCGAGGATGAGGGTGAAACCGCTGACTCCTCAGATCCAATCAACACCTGTGCCTTCCCCTTCACTCAGCCAATCAACATCAGAGGAATAGATGACACAGGAACAAAGGAAAACTGGGAGAACGAATCGGTCTCGCCCATTGATAGTATAGAAACGCCTAATATAGAAACCACTAACTCACACACAGCTAACCAAGAGAACTTACATCCAATGCAGTTTGGTTCTGTGTTGTTAACTGGTCATGATTATCTATTCTGA
- the LOC112251087 gene encoding transmembrane emp24 domain-containing protein 5 isoform X2 codes for MDVARMLLCLISVLVSEKFLVAAFSQSLVSDFTFTLPAGRKECFFQTMKKDASLEIEYQVLDGAGLDVDFSLSSPTGHVLYSEHRKSDGVYTVETEDGDYMFCFDNSFSAVSEKIIFFELLMDNMEQEGEEPEDWKEYVHGTDMLDMKLEDIMDTINSVKARLGKSLQIQTVLKAFEARDRNLQESNYDRVNMWSMTNMLVMMLVTGLQVYLIRALFEDKRHART; via the exons ATGGACGTGGCCCGGATGTTACTGTGCCTTATCTCGGTGCTGGTGTCTGAGAAGTTCCTGGTGGCTGCGTTCTCCCAGAGCCTGGTCAGCGACTTCACATTCACACTCCCCGCAGGGCGGAAGGAGTGCTTCTTCCAGACCATGAAGAAGGACGCGTCGCTGGAGATAGAATATCAG gtGTTGGACGGAGCAGGTCTGGATGTCGACTTCTCCCTGTCGTCTCCTACTGGACACGTTCTGTACAGCGAACACCGCAAATCAGACGGAGTATACAc TGTAGAGACGGAGGACGGAGACTACATGTTTTGTTTTGACAACTCGTTTTCTGCTGTGTCGGAAAAGATCATCTTCTTCGAGCTTCTCATGGACAACATggaacaggaaggggaggagcCAGAGGACTGGAAGGAGTACGTCCATGGGACCGACATGTTGGACATGAAGCTGGAGGACATCATG gacaccatCAACAGTGTTAAAGCCCGGCTGGGGAAGAGCCTTCAAATACAGACTGTGCTCAAAGCGTTCGAGGCTCGCGATCGCAACCTCCAGGAGTCCAACTACGACCGggtcaacatgtggtccatgaccAACATGCTGGTGATGATGCTGGTGACGGGATTGCAGGTCTACCTCATCCGTGCCCTGTTTGAGGACAAGAGACACGCGCGCACGTAA
- the LOC112251088 gene encoding histone H2A deubiquitinase MYSM1 isoform X1 encodes MADDLDVDIEGDEYDAKLGGFGEGAALLQNLHPQSAWKDNTGVLPWGLDSSISAENMLLEEQYYLTGKEMSKSVWANSANCKPKPKVKKSPAKPSSSGSSTATRWSPQEKELFETGLAQFGRRWTKISKLVGSRTILQVKSYARQYFKHKAKSECNTTAVATPTAPLVFGQVPEAGSTVFTSGLSVPTHLSALTNTVRIERLGDEEEEEVDITDEGSSGGGNGGERNIEGNVEDLQAGVRTETHEPGGPEELDNHGEIHQVQPNQTHPRLEETDQEQPNFSPPSPLTAPCPAEQAPGGQCEGGTAEPLRDPVESGEETGGSGWQEAGEEFEEEELTAPEQEAELDLATITEEEKQAIPEFFEGRPSKTPERYLKIRNYMLDQWLKSKPKYLNKTSVRPGLKNCGDVNCIGRIHTYLELIGGINFNCDQAVYNRPRVVDRSKPRESRDTLEYQLAQRLQSMRTRKRRVRDVWGNWRDAKDLEGQTYEHLSAEELALRREMRRPHKPCKVSRHRGLLDPFQLIPCRVFGKERQEPFQVIVCAEALLIMDMHAHVSMGEVIGLLGGSYSEEDNVLKIVAAEPCNSVSTGLQCEMDPLSQTQACELLSSLGLAVVGWYHSHPTFHPNPSIRDIHTQDQFQSYFSRGGAPFIGMIVSPFDPANPSPRSQTTCLMVREDQGPGPQKLPYRFDYQCSQQQPDWSQLMRRAEWIIHKYKHAHGSVQMDRPFRRDSHLTCLEKMMSSLGRYLEPLLEEEGDHFLSQIHTLFLSHFVAEKPRGEDEGETADSSDPINTCAFPFTQPINIRGIDDTGTKENWENESVSPIDSIETPNIETTNSHTANQENLHPMQFGSVLLTGHDYLF; translated from the exons ATGGCGGACGACCTGGACGTTGATATCGAAGGAGACGAATATGATGCTAAATTGGG TGGCTTTGGTGAGGGAGCAGCGCTACTCCAGAACCTGCACCCGCAGTCAGCATGGAAGGACAATACTGGAGTCTTG cCATGGGGACTAGACAGCTCCATCAGTGCAGAGAACATGCTGCTGGAGGAACA GTATTATTTGACAGGTAAAGAGATGTCCAAGAGTGTGTGGGCCAACTCGGCTAACTGCAAGCCTAAACCCAAAGTGAAAAA GTCTCCTGCCAAGCCTTCAAGTTCAGGCTCCTCCACAGCCACTCGCTGGTCTCCGCAGGAGAAGGAGCTGTTTGAGACAGGACTG GCTCAGTTTGGCCGTAGGTGGACTAAGATCTCCAAGCTGGTAGGCAGTCGGACCATTCTACAGGTGAAGAGCTACGCCAGACAGTACTTCAAACACAAG GCTAAATCAGAGTGCAATACTACTGCAGTGGCAACCCCTACAGCCCCCCTGGTTTTTGGCCAGGTCCCAGAAGCAGGGTCAACAGTGTTCAcctctggcctgtctgtccccacccacCTGTCAGCTCTGACCAACACTGTCCGGATAGAGAGACTgggagatgaagaggaagaggaggtggacaTAACTGATGAGGGAAGTAGTggaggaggaaatggaggagaAAGAAATATTGAGGGAAATGTTGAGGACCTCCAGGCTGGAGTTAGGACTGAGACACATGAGCCTGGAGGGCCAGAGGAGCTGGACAACCATGGAGAGATCCACCAGGTGCAACCCAACCAGACACACCCCAGGCTGGAAGAGACGGATCAGGAGCAGCCTAACTTTagccctccatctcccctcacaGCTCCATGCCCAGCAGAGCAGGCCCCTGGCGGACAGTGTGAGGGGGGAACTGCTGAGCCCCTGAGGGACCCAGTGGAGtctggagaggagacaggggggtCTGGGTGgcaagaggcaggggaggagttTGAAGAGGAGGAGCTTACAGCCCCTGAGCAGGAAGCGGAGCTGGACCTGGCGACTATCACTGAGGAGGAGAAACAAGCTATCCCAGAATTCTTTGAGGGAAGGCCATCCAAAACCCCAGAGAGATACCTGAAGATCAGGAACTACATGCTGGAccaatg GTTGAAGAGTAAGCCCAAGTACTTGAACAAGACTTCAGTGCGTCCTGGTCTGAAGAACTGTGGAGATGTCAACTGTATCGGCAGAATACACACCTACCTGGAGCTGATAGGAGGCATCAACTTCAACTGTG ATCAGGCAGTGTATAACCGTCCCAGGGTGGTGGATCGTTCTAAACCCAGAGAGAGCCGAGACACTCTGGAATACCAGCTGGCCCAAAGACTACAGAGCATG CGAACCAGGAAGCGTCGTGTGAGGGACGTGTGGGGGAACTGGCGTGACGCTAAAGACCTGGAGGGACAGACATACGAGCACCTGAGTGCAGAGGAGCTAGccctgaggagagagatgaggagaccACATAAACCCTGTAAGGTCTCCAGGCACAGAGG GTTGCTGGATCCGTTCCAGCTGATTCCGTGTCGTGTGTTTGGAAAGGAAAGGCAGGAGCCCTTTCAGGTGATAGTGTGTGCCGAGGCTCTCCTCATCATGGACATG CATGCCCATGTGTCGATGGGTGAAGTCATTGGGCTACTGGGAGGATCCTACAGCGAGGAAGACAACGTCCTGAAG ATTGTTGCAGCGGAGCCGTGTAACAGTGTGAGTACAGGTCTGCAGTGTGAGATGGACCCTTTGTCTCAGACTCAGGCCTGTGAGCTGTTGTCTAGCCTGGGCTTGGCTGTAGTGGGATGGTACCACTCTCACCCCACCTTCCACCCAAACCCCTCTATAcgggatatacacacacaggaccagttccag agttATTTCTCTCGAGGCGGAGCCCCGTTTATTGGGATGATTGTGAGTCCGTTTGACCCTGCTAACCCCTCCCCCCGCTCCCAAACCACCTGCCTGATGGTCAGAGAGGACCAAGGACCAGGACCACAGA aGCTGCCCTACAGGTTTGACTACCAGTGTTCACAGCAGCAGCCTGACTGGAGCCAGCTGATGAGGAGGGCAGAGTGGATTATCCACAAGTATAAACACGCCCACGGCAGTGTCCAGATGGACAGGCCGTTCCGCAGGGACTCTCATCTCACCTGTCTGGAGAAG aTGATGTCATCTTTGGGGAGGTATCTGGAGCCCCtgctagaggaggagggagaccacttcctctcccagatccACACTCTGTTCCTGTCACACTTTGTTGCTGAGAAACCAAGAGGCGAGGATGAGGGTGAAACCGCTGACTCCTCAGATCCAATCAACACCTGTGCCTTCCCCTTCACTCAGCCAATCAACATCAGAGGAATAGATGACACAGGAACAAAGGAAAACTGGGAGAACGAATCGGTCTCGCCCATTGATAGTATAGAAACGCCTAATATAGAAACCACTAACTCACACACAGCTAACCAAGAGAACTTACATCCAATGCAGTTTGGTTCTGTGTTGTTAACTGGTCATGATTATCTATTCTGA